One genomic segment of Natronospira proteinivora includes these proteins:
- a CDS encoding AAA family ATPase, which produces MKIRSIKIEDWRQFYGEQSLCLSTSDKKNVTLIHAANGVGKTTILNAILWCFYETTTSRFEKAKSLINNEAVKERKKKASIEVELMHADAQFRILRRVLDKRGSGAGPRFKKDWDFSAYAVENGISRALDAPKSFINSVVPEEMAPYFFFDGEAAETFSAEGDKKATEEAIKNILGCNLLEDAIKDLSYWVKRDRKEMGDLPGQDEVRSLADRYDEVEVQIEKWRAEKKECQDKYNTAVKQINVLEDALRKNENAAAIQEMRDTQSSILEDKKTQDDDLLSQKVTWLREFLAPMLAHEKLIRLQSLLESESRSGRIPSPYNEEFVRSLLNARSCVCGRSLEPGTNEFNAVAKLTGDAGDSTVQRRIVAVQAFIRSFSQGTEGAMDKYKEIERKIAKVSDAITAAEQKITDCKEKLKGIDVKEIKEKEAKRAEWDRLRDEASKKIGILDSNIERFKIEADQIKSNIRRVAAKSRQLSPIQARIRLAEAAQERLESIANEHIESARKSVEKNINDILDETTRRAYQAQINSDFSMELHHEGTVTAKSSGENQLLSLAFMSALIKFARTRQGQTAGGYLIPGTVAPLVLDSPFGQLDPHYRRSTARFISELSDQVVLLLSESQASGDVLEEIEPYVGKEYVLVAHNREERRARPEDTIVFQGERIPTTIYDSDRTYTEILELR; this is translated from the coding sequence ATGAAGATTCGTAGCATAAAGATAGAGGATTGGCGGCAGTTCTACGGCGAGCAATCTCTGTGCTTATCCACGAGCGATAAGAAGAATGTCACTTTAATTCATGCGGCTAATGGCGTTGGTAAGACGACCATACTGAACGCTATTCTGTGGTGCTTTTATGAGACGACGACCAGTCGTTTTGAGAAAGCGAAAAGTTTGATCAATAACGAAGCAGTCAAAGAAAGAAAGAAAAAAGCATCAATTGAAGTAGAGCTCATGCATGCCGACGCCCAGTTCCGCATACTTCGTAGGGTTTTGGATAAGCGTGGTTCTGGTGCTGGACCAAGGTTCAAAAAAGATTGGGATTTTTCTGCGTACGCTGTCGAAAATGGAATAAGTCGTGCTTTAGATGCACCAAAGTCGTTTATAAATTCTGTAGTACCCGAAGAGATGGCTCCATATTTCTTCTTTGATGGGGAAGCTGCTGAGACCTTTTCTGCCGAGGGTGATAAGAAAGCGACGGAAGAAGCGATCAAGAACATATTGGGATGCAACCTTCTAGAAGATGCTATAAAGGATCTTAGTTATTGGGTTAAACGTGACAGGAAGGAAATGGGCGACCTCCCGGGTCAGGATGAAGTGCGTTCATTGGCGGATAGGTATGACGAAGTTGAAGTTCAGATAGAAAAATGGAGAGCGGAAAAAAAGGAGTGCCAAGACAAGTACAACACTGCTGTGAAGCAAATCAATGTTCTTGAGGACGCGCTTCGTAAGAACGAGAATGCCGCGGCAATACAAGAAATGCGTGATACCCAGTCCTCAATACTCGAGGACAAGAAGACACAAGATGATGATCTTCTTTCGCAAAAAGTTACCTGGCTTAGAGAATTCTTAGCCCCTATGCTAGCCCATGAAAAATTAATACGTTTACAGAGCCTTCTGGAAAGTGAATCAAGGTCCGGGAGAATTCCAAGCCCCTATAATGAGGAGTTCGTTCGCAGTTTGCTTAATGCCCGGTCATGTGTATGTGGGCGTAGCCTAGAGCCAGGAACGAACGAATTCAATGCAGTAGCTAAGCTTACAGGTGATGCGGGTGATTCCACCGTTCAGCGTCGGATTGTCGCGGTCCAAGCCTTCATCCGGTCTTTTTCGCAAGGTACCGAAGGGGCAATGGATAAGTACAAAGAGATTGAACGAAAGATTGCAAAAGTCAGCGACGCAATTACAGCTGCCGAGCAAAAAATTACGGATTGTAAGGAAAAGTTAAAGGGTATTGATGTTAAAGAGATAAAGGAGAAGGAAGCGAAGCGTGCTGAGTGGGATCGGTTGAGAGATGAAGCAAGTAAGAAAATAGGTATTCTCGACTCAAATATCGAGAGGTTTAAGATTGAGGCGGATCAGATCAAAAGCAATATAAGGAGAGTCGCAGCGAAGAGCAGGCAGCTTAGCCCTATTCAGGCTCGCATACGGCTGGCAGAAGCAGCCCAAGAGCGTCTGGAATCAATTGCAAACGAGCATATCGAGTCAGCACGTAAATCAGTTGAAAAAAATATAAATGATATTTTGGACGAAACAACACGACGCGCGTATCAGGCTCAAATTAACTCGGACTTCTCGATGGAGCTTCATCACGAAGGCACAGTAACGGCTAAAAGCAGCGGTGAAAATCAGCTGCTTAGCCTTGCCTTTATGTCAGCATTGATCAAATTTGCGCGTACCCGACAAGGCCAGACTGCGGGTGGCTACCTTATACCTGGTACCGTTGCTCCTCTTGTGCTTGATTCACCGTTCGGGCAACTAGACCCCCATTACCGAAGGAGTACGGCAAGGTTTATATCCGAATTGTCGGATCAAGTTGTGCTCTTGTTGTCGGAATCACAAGCGAGCGGAGACGTCCTAGAGGAAATCGAACCATATGTTGGAAAGGAGTACGTTCTGGTCGCACACAATCGGGAAGAAAGGAGAGCGCGTCCGGAAGATACTATCGTGTTTCAGGGTGAGCGTATTCCAACAACAATTTACGATTCTGATCGGACCTATACAGAAATTCTGGAGCTCCGGTAA
- a CDS encoding AAA family ATPase, with protein sequence MSPQAFLERIKAQSRAAEGRSQHFSALTATWLLNLLLARRGRIHLLLQDDRRPLHSLLDEMGIETHQALEAAEIQHLLSDRAQRLQAARIRPGGRFARNLESLREKLGLTPLERDALGFLVITRADPTARMLIDALYPQAPQHALIEAISTGLQASASGVAACLRSDGVLRRAGLISLMDGSNFPFCSRLGIRTGLIDALGARELDLEDFLRDAMYPARPSRLAWEDFQYMQQEAELIRSRLAHAYQRRDNTAREQPSNNAASPGHCNVLLAGPPGTGKSEFARLMARELAADAWEIADLQPGDDASARTRDMSLAQEILAHAKRPLIIFDEIEDVFGRDLGLGNQDSADHSKGWMNRFLESNPVPTLWITNSVARIDPAHLRRFDLVIDMPQANKPTRERLVRRQLPEHLAETRLGRYLTRTPDITAADVEILARASQSLATSHPASTEASLERLLDHRLRVIHGQRYQPPHNDNAPYSLKWLNPDTDIEPIANGLARSRMGRILLHGPPGTGKTAFAHYLAERLDLPLVSKSAAQLLGCFVGENEQNVRRLFEQARREQGVLMLDEADSLVANREGTSQQWQVSLTNEILQQMETFPGIFIAATNRIDHLDPAAMRRFDWRIKLDWLKPEQVVDMARATLRAQEGQEPSEADLAQFKQIGPVAPGDFNVARRQALVRGIELNSGALKRVLMEQRRGRQLESPGMGFLALV encoded by the coding sequence ATGTCTCCCCAGGCATTCCTGGAACGCATCAAGGCCCAATCCAGGGCGGCGGAGGGTCGTTCTCAGCACTTCTCGGCCCTGACCGCCACCTGGCTACTCAACCTTCTCCTGGCTCGGCGGGGCCGCATCCATCTGCTGCTGCAGGACGATCGCCGCCCCTTGCACAGCCTGTTGGATGAAATGGGGATCGAAACCCACCAGGCCCTGGAAGCGGCCGAGATTCAGCACCTGCTAAGTGATCGCGCCCAGCGTCTGCAGGCGGCCCGGATTCGCCCGGGGGGCCGCTTTGCCCGCAATCTCGAAAGCCTGCGAGAAAAGCTGGGGCTGACCCCGCTGGAGCGCGATGCACTGGGCTTTCTCGTCATCACCCGAGCCGACCCCACCGCGCGAATGCTCATCGACGCCCTCTATCCCCAGGCCCCACAGCACGCCTTGATCGAGGCCATCAGCACCGGCCTGCAGGCTTCAGCTTCCGGCGTGGCGGCCTGTCTGCGATCGGATGGCGTCTTGCGTCGGGCTGGCTTGATCAGCCTGATGGACGGCTCCAACTTCCCCTTCTGCTCCCGGCTCGGCATCCGGACCGGGCTGATCGACGCCCTCGGTGCCCGGGAACTGGATCTGGAAGACTTCCTGCGCGATGCCATGTACCCCGCACGCCCCAGCCGCCTGGCCTGGGAAGACTTCCAGTACATGCAGCAGGAAGCCGAGCTGATCCGAAGCAGGCTGGCCCACGCCTACCAACGCCGCGATAACACCGCCCGCGAACAGCCATCCAATAACGCCGCCAGCCCCGGCCACTGCAACGTCCTGCTCGCCGGGCCACCCGGCACCGGGAAAAGCGAATTCGCCCGCCTCATGGCCCGGGAACTGGCCGCCGATGCCTGGGAGATCGCCGACCTGCAGCCCGGGGATGATGCCAGCGCCCGAACCCGTGACATGAGCCTGGCCCAGGAAATCCTCGCCCACGCCAAGCGGCCCCTGATCATCTTCGATGAAATCGAGGATGTCTTCGGCCGTGACCTGGGGCTTGGCAACCAGGACAGCGCTGACCACAGCAAGGGCTGGATGAACCGTTTCCTTGAATCCAATCCCGTCCCCACCCTCTGGATCACCAACTCCGTGGCCCGCATTGACCCGGCCCACCTGCGCCGCTTCGACCTGGTCATCGACATGCCACAGGCCAACAAACCCACCCGTGAGCGCCTGGTCCGCCGACAACTGCCCGAGCACCTGGCAGAAACCCGCCTGGGCCGTTACCTGACCCGGACCCCGGACATCACCGCCGCCGATGTGGAAATACTGGCCAGGGCCAGCCAAAGCCTCGCCACCAGTCATCCGGCATCCACCGAAGCCAGCCTGGAACGCCTGCTCGACCATCGCCTTCGGGTCATTCACGGCCAGCGTTACCAGCCCCCCCATAACGACAACGCCCCCTACAGTCTCAAATGGCTCAACCCGGACACCGACATCGAACCCATCGCCAACGGCCTGGCCCGCAGCCGAATGGGCCGCATTCTCCTCCACGGCCCACCTGGCACCGGCAAGACCGCCTTCGCCCACTACCTGGCCGAACGCCTCGATCTCCCCCTGGTCAGCAAATCCGCTGCCCAACTGCTAGGCTGCTTCGTAGGCGAAAACGAACAAAACGTTCGCCGCCTCTTCGAACAAGCCCGCCGTGAACAGGGAGTGCTCATGCTGGACGAAGCCGACAGCCTCGTCGCCAACCGGGAAGGCACCAGCCAACAATGGCAAGTCAGCCTCACCAACGAAATCCTCCAGCAAATGGAAACCTTCCCCGGCATCTTCATCGCAGCCACCAACCGCATAGACCATCTGGACCCCGCCGCCATGCGCCGCTTCGACTGGCGCATCAAGCTGGATTGGCTGAAGCCTGAACAGGTGGTGGATATGGCGCGGGCGACGCTGAGAGCCCAAGAAGGGCAAGAGCCCAGCGAGGCTGACTTGGCGCAGTTCAAGCAGATTGGGCCTGTGGCCCCGGGGGATTTCAATGTGGCCCGGCGTCAGGCTCTTGTTCGTGGGATTGAATTGAATTCGGGTGCTCTTAAGAGAGTCTTGATGGAACAGAGACGTGGAAGGCAACTGGAATCGCCAGGAATGGGGTTCCTCGCTCTTGTTTAA
- a CDS encoding HEPN domain-containing protein → MGKGYTELKERQRAERDGYPENLSLRVHRALSWLNRAEQCEDDLDGRFIFLWIAFNAAYANDTGEIRIAEGRRLGEFLERIVRLDAGGRLSGIVWQQYPQAIRVLLDNQFVFQPYWDHLNGIEGAEDWEQEFRSARIAAQKSLARQNTAKILGIVFSRLYTLRNQLVHGGATWNSQVNRQQLADANQILGDLVPVIIEIMMDNDQDYWGEAYYPVVL, encoded by the coding sequence GTGGGTAAGGGATACACCGAACTCAAGGAACGCCAGCGCGCCGAGCGTGATGGCTATCCGGAAAACCTGAGCCTGCGCGTGCACCGCGCCCTGAGCTGGCTTAACCGTGCCGAGCAGTGCGAGGACGACCTGGACGGTCGTTTCATCTTTCTCTGGATCGCCTTTAACGCAGCTTATGCCAATGACACTGGTGAAATCCGTATCGCCGAAGGCCGGCGCCTCGGTGAATTTCTGGAACGCATTGTCCGCCTGGACGCGGGAGGTCGGCTATCCGGCATCGTATGGCAGCAATATCCCCAGGCCATTCGTGTCCTGCTCGACAACCAGTTCGTGTTTCAGCCCTACTGGGATCACCTGAACGGCATTGAAGGGGCCGAAGATTGGGAGCAGGAATTTCGGAGCGCCCGCATCGCCGCCCAGAAATCGTTGGCCAGGCAAAACACCGCCAAAATCCTCGGCATTGTCTTTAGCCGCCTTTACACACTGAGAAACCAGCTTGTCCACGGCGGAGCCACCTGGAACAGCCAGGTCAATCGGCAGCAGCTTGCCGACGCCAACCAGATCCTGGGCGACCTCGTCCCAGTTATTATCGAGATCATGATGGATAATGACCAGGATTATTGGGGTGAGGCTTATTATCCGGTGGTTCTATAA
- a CDS encoding PD-(D/E)XK nuclease family protein: MSNKTEKTTIDHIEALLSDPNFRKASSYDRFQNIFHVLELNEVYHNRLIAWLLDSHQGHGFGTRVLREFLKSAIQHADDFSEQKGVSKKGFWSEWRLSDMDAHSLEDTMVFTEHSFEEGDGRTLRSDILLMNPGQQFTLAIEVKTGARFGDNQLEMYERWAASEDGHNRGVIVLDYNEMLMTGETGQITEPGYFSPMGFSPLTELLKQIIDEKPELNVTDSVIRQWINHMEDTDKSYPEVAENLVPLRTNLKASHQEPIDEINKAMNSHSTYDLARNRSRELKKEGTYGDDALRLAYFAYRYQHTMEMLTSSKVFEGVIEKFRQIPKSAAEAYTSDLAISPKALESFCKPLGGSAWINFRLDKIELDGKKRTTRPETANNPGPGRLQLHLELPEGLLSGDFKRDEWKKVLEKLKNREKPKDPLSATETHWFHITRWTGREGEDFPAWVETQVKKLTQLLH; this comes from the coding sequence ATGTCAAACAAGACAGAAAAGACCACCATCGATCACATTGAAGCGTTACTTTCTGACCCGAATTTCCGAAAAGCTTCCTCATATGATCGATTCCAGAATATTTTTCATGTTCTGGAACTAAATGAGGTTTACCACAACCGGCTCATTGCTTGGCTATTGGATTCGCATCAGGGCCATGGATTCGGCACTCGGGTGCTGCGAGAGTTCTTAAAGAGCGCTATTCAACACGCAGATGATTTCTCAGAGCAAAAGGGCGTATCAAAAAAAGGATTTTGGTCCGAATGGCGATTATCGGATATGGATGCACATTCCCTGGAAGACACCATGGTCTTCACAGAGCATTCGTTTGAGGAAGGTGATGGAAGAACACTGCGATCTGACATTCTATTAATGAACCCTGGCCAGCAATTTACATTAGCCATCGAGGTAAAAACCGGGGCAAGGTTCGGAGATAACCAACTTGAGATGTATGAGCGCTGGGCTGCTTCAGAAGATGGGCATAATCGCGGCGTCATTGTTCTCGACTATAACGAGATGCTGATGACAGGAGAAACAGGACAAATAACAGAACCCGGCTACTTCTCCCCGATGGGCTTCTCCCCACTAACAGAACTCCTTAAGCAAATCATCGATGAAAAACCTGAACTCAACGTTACTGACAGCGTTATCCGACAATGGATAAATCACATGGAAGACACGGACAAGAGCTACCCCGAGGTAGCTGAAAACCTTGTCCCCTTAAGGACAAACCTGAAGGCTTCCCACCAGGAACCCATTGACGAAATAAATAAAGCAATGAATAGTCACTCCACATATGACCTCGCAAGAAATAGAAGTCGAGAATTAAAAAAAGAGGGCACCTACGGCGATGACGCACTACGGCTCGCCTACTTCGCTTACCGATATCAACACACCATGGAAATGCTCACCTCAAGCAAGGTATTTGAGGGCGTCATAGAAAAATTCAGACAGATACCAAAAAGTGCAGCAGAAGCTTACACTTCAGACTTGGCGATATCCCCTAAAGCACTGGAATCTTTCTGCAAGCCCCTGGGCGGCTCTGCCTGGATAAATTTCAGGCTCGACAAAATAGAATTGGATGGAAAGAAACGCACGACGAGGCCTGAAACCGCAAATAATCCCGGGCCGGGTAGACTGCAACTCCACCTCGAGCTACCGGAAGGCTTGCTCAGTGGGGATTTCAAAAGGGACGAGTGGAAAAAAGTCCTCGAGAAACTGAAAAATCGAGAAAAGCCAAAGGATCCTCTCTCAGCGACAGAAACCCACTGGTTTCATATAACTCGCTGGACTGGAAGAGAAGGCGAGGATTTCCCGGCGTGGGTCGAGACTCAAGTCAAAAAGCTGACTCAACTCCTCCATTGA
- the recC gene encoding exodeoxyribonuclease V subunit gamma has product MNSPETAFPRTSISPGFCVLHGNRLEDLTNVTVDWLRQYPLGPLEDEVFLVQSNGMAQWLKLALAAPASAEQPGLGISAAHRFELPQSFLWRAYRSALGDDRVPQASPFEKTRLQWRLFRLLPELLEAEPETYLPLRRFLEKGDPLRKRHQLSRHLADLFDQYQVYRADWLGDWLAGEDQLRTLKGETKPLGEQRWQAALWRALHEDIGEPDNQASRAGIHQAFIDALDGEAQGVAGLPRRIVIFGITSLPRQVLEALHALSRHCQILMLVQNPCQHYWANIIEDRHLLKLEQTRHSSKAGSPGHPLLAAWGKQGRDYIGLLYDYDLPERYAEWFSAIDIFEPVVKDENALASAPLLQQIQQDIFDLNPLPQEKRTLGKDNSIRFHQAHSPQREVEILHDRLLAAFEAADRQGRPLRPRDIIVMVPDIEQYSPSIEAVFGSLDEKDPRYISYSIGDRRQRHGTPLAIALEHLMDLPNWRFTLGDVLDLLDVPAIQRRFGLREQDLPLLRQWIREAGIRWGLDAGQRQALDLAIDFEANSWRFGLKRMLLGYAVGRGEAWAGIEPYPEIGGLDAELLGRLRALLDALEQQWQILAEDGTPTQWAERVEGLLAGLFDLRSPEELQLEVRLMEAMAEWQTACSDAGFDETIPLGIAKEAWLEPLEDEGPAQRFLAGRVNFCTFMPMRSIPFRMVCLLGMNDGDYPRSRPPLDFDLMGQRGQYRPGDRSRREDDRYLFLEALLSAREHLHVSWVGRNIRDNESLPPSVLVSQLRDHIQHGWQLDTELQNERIKTPVDWLTVAHPLQGFSPAYNGEGEMFTYAGTLLEDGELPDEPSYAPLPAPELEDPEVLRISDLMRFLKDAPAHFFRERLKLRFDDESDALEEHEPFQVAGLEQYDLANHLLEPVRQATESDVATGIQESGQRLLRSGRLPVGEFGELNLEQESHQALAAAERWQARLSDWPEMAPALEIELDFNCDGQSVRLEDWISDLRQGTDTDKRGRLALKGGPISKDGKPRYNRLLEDWVIHLAVCAQGENLESWIIASDTEYCLAPVREKQALALLQALFKGWLAGLRQPLPLPVRTVFQWLGSRERERSESDDPIPEQLETEYEGNSRKTGEMDHGGNAALRRAFPDAASLLVDQVDEETAFAYWAKALYQPLVDALNNTDEGDES; this is encoded by the coding sequence TTGAATTCGCCTGAGACCGCTTTCCCAAGGACTTCGATTTCGCCTGGATTCTGTGTTCTCCATGGGAACCGTCTTGAAGATCTGACCAACGTGACGGTGGACTGGCTGCGCCAGTATCCACTGGGGCCGTTGGAGGATGAGGTTTTTCTGGTCCAGTCCAACGGCATGGCCCAGTGGCTGAAGCTCGCCCTGGCGGCACCCGCCTCGGCTGAGCAGCCGGGCCTGGGGATCTCGGCGGCGCATCGCTTTGAGTTGCCCCAGTCCTTTCTGTGGCGGGCTTACCGGTCGGCGCTGGGAGACGACCGGGTGCCCCAAGCCTCGCCGTTTGAGAAAACCCGCCTGCAATGGCGGCTGTTTCGTCTGCTGCCCGAGCTGTTGGAGGCTGAACCGGAGACTTACCTGCCGCTTCGGCGCTTTCTGGAGAAAGGTGACCCGCTGCGTAAGCGCCATCAGCTCTCCCGCCACCTGGCCGATCTCTTTGACCAGTACCAGGTCTATCGCGCCGACTGGCTGGGGGACTGGCTGGCTGGCGAGGACCAGTTGCGTACGCTAAAGGGGGAGACAAAACCGCTAGGGGAGCAGCGCTGGCAGGCAGCGCTCTGGCGTGCCCTGCATGAGGATATCGGTGAGCCGGACAATCAGGCCTCCCGGGCGGGTATTCACCAGGCTTTCATTGATGCACTGGATGGGGAAGCGCAAGGGGTGGCGGGTCTGCCACGCCGCATTGTGATTTTCGGTATTACCTCCCTGCCTCGCCAGGTGCTGGAAGCCCTGCATGCCCTGTCCCGGCATTGTCAGATCCTGATGCTGGTTCAGAACCCCTGCCAGCATTACTGGGCCAACATTATTGAAGACCGCCACCTACTCAAGCTGGAGCAAACCCGGCACAGCAGCAAGGCGGGCAGCCCGGGCCACCCTCTGCTGGCGGCCTGGGGCAAGCAGGGCCGGGACTACATCGGCCTGCTGTATGACTATGACCTGCCTGAGCGTTATGCGGAATGGTTCAGTGCCATCGATATCTTCGAGCCTGTCGTCAAAGACGAAAACGCACTGGCATCGGCGCCCCTGCTGCAGCAGATCCAGCAGGATATTTTTGATCTCAATCCCTTGCCCCAGGAGAAGAGAACCCTGGGTAAAGACAACTCCATTCGTTTTCATCAGGCCCACAGCCCGCAGCGGGAGGTGGAGATCTTGCATGATCGGCTGCTGGCCGCCTTTGAAGCGGCCGATCGCCAGGGCAGGCCCCTGCGCCCCCGGGACATCATTGTCATGGTGCCGGATATCGAGCAGTACAGCCCATCGATTGAAGCGGTCTTCGGCAGCCTGGACGAAAAAGACCCCCGCTACATCTCCTATTCCATAGGCGACCGCCGCCAGCGCCATGGCACACCGCTAGCGATTGCTCTGGAACACTTGATGGACCTACCCAATTGGCGTTTCACCCTGGGTGATGTGTTGGATCTTCTGGATGTGCCGGCCATTCAGCGGCGCTTTGGATTGCGTGAGCAGGACCTGCCCTTGCTGCGGCAATGGATTCGCGAGGCGGGCATTCGCTGGGGTCTGGATGCCGGGCAGCGCCAGGCCTTGGACCTGGCCATTGATTTCGAAGCCAATAGCTGGCGTTTCGGGCTCAAACGCATGTTACTGGGTTATGCCGTGGGCCGGGGCGAGGCCTGGGCGGGTATTGAGCCTTACCCGGAGATCGGTGGCCTGGATGCCGAGTTACTGGGCCGGCTGCGTGCCCTGCTGGATGCTCTGGAACAACAATGGCAGATCCTGGCTGAGGATGGCACGCCCACTCAATGGGCTGAACGAGTGGAAGGCTTGTTGGCCGGCCTGTTTGACCTGCGCTCGCCGGAGGAGCTGCAACTGGAAGTGCGCCTGATGGAGGCGATGGCCGAGTGGCAAACCGCCTGCAGCGATGCCGGCTTTGACGAGACCATCCCCTTGGGGATTGCCAAAGAGGCCTGGCTGGAACCTTTGGAAGATGAAGGCCCGGCCCAGCGTTTTCTCGCTGGCCGGGTCAACTTCTGCACCTTCATGCCCATGCGCTCCATTCCCTTTCGGATGGTCTGCCTGCTGGGCATGAATGATGGCGACTACCCGCGCAGCCGCCCGCCGCTGGATTTTGATTTGATGGGCCAGCGTGGGCAGTACCGTCCCGGAGACCGCTCCCGCCGAGAAGATGATCGCTACCTCTTTCTGGAAGCCCTGCTCTCGGCTCGGGAACATCTGCATGTGAGCTGGGTAGGCCGCAATATTCGCGACAATGAATCGCTGCCGCCGTCGGTGCTGGTGAGTCAGCTGCGGGACCATATCCAGCATGGCTGGCAACTGGATACTGAATTACAGAATGAGCGGATTAAAACGCCAGTGGATTGGCTGACCGTGGCCCACCCCCTGCAGGGCTTCAGTCCGGCTTATAACGGGGAAGGGGAAATGTTCACCTACGCGGGCACCCTGCTCGAGGACGGTGAGCTGCCGGATGAACCCAGCTACGCCCCCCTGCCAGCCCCAGAGCTGGAAGACCCGGAAGTCCTTCGCATCTCGGATCTGATGCGTTTCCTCAAGGATGCGCCGGCGCATTTCTTCCGGGAACGGCTGAAGCTGCGCTTCGACGATGAATCGGATGCCCTGGAGGAACATGAACCGTTTCAGGTTGCGGGCCTGGAACAATACGACCTGGCCAACCACCTGCTTGAGCCAGTCCGCCAGGCCACCGAAAGCGATGTCGCGACCGGTATCCAAGAAAGTGGCCAACGCCTGCTGCGCAGCGGCCGCTTGCCGGTGGGCGAATTCGGTGAACTGAACCTTGAGCAGGAAAGCCACCAGGCCCTGGCTGCGGCCGAACGCTGGCAAGCCCGCCTGAGTGACTGGCCCGAGATGGCCCCGGCTCTGGAGATTGAGCTGGACTTTAACTGTGATGGGCAGAGCGTGCGGCTGGAAGATTGGATCAGTGATCTGCGCCAGGGGACGGATACCGACAAGCGGGGCCGGCTGGCCTTGAAGGGTGGCCCGATCAGCAAGGACGGAAAGCCCCGCTACAACCGGCTGCTGGAAGACTGGGTGATTCACCTGGCCGTCTGTGCCCAGGGCGAGAATCTTGAGAGCTGGATTATCGCTTCGGATACTGAATACTGCTTGGCGCCTGTCCGTGAAAAGCAGGCCTTGGCATTGCTGCAAGCCCTTTTCAAAGGCTGGCTGGCGGGATTGCGTCAGCCCCTGCCGCTGCCCGTCCGAACCGTCTTTCAGTGGTTGGGGAGCCGTGAACGAGAGCGGTCAGAATCCGACGACCCAATCCCCGAGCAGCTGGAAACCGAATACGAAGGCAATTCACGCAAGACCGGGGAAATGGATCATGGCGGTAATGCGGCACTCAGACGCGCCTTTCCAGATGCCGCGTCTCTGTTGGTGGATCAAGTGGATGAGGAAACCGCCTTCGCCTACTGGGCCAAAGCGCTGTACCAGCCGTTGGTGGACGCATTGAATAACACGGACGAGGGGGACGAATCATGA